In Bacteroidia bacterium, a genomic segment contains:
- a CDS encoding alkaline phosphatase D family protein: MNQFFRFTLLGVFALQLFACRSNDPQIPSFSSLWPKTQRTFLGPDYWANRLQDWQINNGRIECLVSSPNRNVYLLTRELKPDTAVSEMRIRVGFLNSLENPSGENWVGFRLGIKGKFDDYRDNAVYGTGLNMGVTTRGELFIGEPSTATASSPLDYMNELEIGVKLKPDSGGYRAIFTVYNPQTGKIWESVEKDSIDKNILSGGLALVSHFEGIADGLTRPSVWFKDWQVSGNELLDLPQNAYGPIMFSHYTLSKNIMKMTAQMAPVGKNDDGVVHLEVRVGEEWKALAEAAIDPMARTATFRVDEWTSEADIPYRLRYHLLTGDGVKTPFYHEGTVRKDPVDAETLVVAGFTGNNDLGFPNKDLTDNVLLQNPDFLFFSGDQIYEGVGGYGVQRFPLEKATLDYLRKWYIFGWTYRDLLKDRPSVCMPDDHDVYHGNIWGAGGKATGDEGNDFDKQDRGGYKMPAEWVKMVERTQTAHLPDPYDPTPVEQGIGVYYTSMVYGGVSFAIIEDRKFKSAPKALLPEAEINNGWAQNRSFDAKTQSDVPEASLLGQRQLDFLEAWTADWSGGAKMKCVLSQTIFANVATLPEEEYHDNVVPRLRILEPGAYAPNDRAVSDMDSNGWPQTGRNKALRVIRKGFAFHLAGDQHLGSTIQYGVDEWGDGPYALCVPSVSNVWPRRWYPQEGGKNRKPDAPKYTGDFEDGFGNKMTVFAVSNPVFTGREPSNLYDRATGYGILRFQKPHRKITIECWPRDINPTEAGAKEYEGWPITIHQLDNYSRKAAAWLPTVKVSGMFEPVVQVIKESTGEVVYTLRIQGNTFEPMVFESGRYTLRVGEPGTAKLKVFNGVEALSEKGKTSIQAAF, from the coding sequence ATGAATCAATTTTTCCGCTTCACACTTTTGGGTGTCTTTGCCTTGCAATTATTTGCCTGCCGCTCAAATGACCCTCAAATTCCTTCTTTTTCCAGTTTGTGGCCCAAAACACAAAGGACATTTCTCGGCCCTGACTACTGGGCCAACCGCTTACAGGACTGGCAGATCAACAATGGAAGGATCGAATGCCTGGTAAGCAGTCCTAACCGGAATGTTTATCTGTTGACCCGGGAACTGAAACCTGACACGGCGGTCTCAGAAATGCGGATTCGCGTGGGTTTTCTAAATTCTTTGGAAAATCCTTCCGGCGAAAATTGGGTAGGGTTTCGGCTGGGTATAAAAGGCAAGTTTGACGATTATCGCGATAATGCGGTCTATGGTACAGGACTGAATATGGGAGTGACAACGCGGGGCGAACTATTTATCGGAGAGCCATCAACTGCTACGGCATCTTCACCGCTGGATTATATGAATGAACTGGAAATCGGGGTAAAACTCAAGCCCGATTCCGGGGGATACCGCGCCATATTTACCGTTTACAATCCCCAGACGGGCAAAATCTGGGAGTCGGTGGAAAAAGACAGTATTGACAAAAATATTCTTTCCGGAGGACTGGCATTGGTCAGTCATTTTGAGGGAATTGCAGACGGCCTGACGCGCCCGAGTGTATGGTTTAAGGACTGGCAGGTTTCTGGAAATGAACTATTGGACCTCCCGCAAAATGCCTACGGCCCGATTATGTTTTCCCATTATACCCTGAGCAAAAATATCATGAAAATGACAGCACAAATGGCCCCTGTCGGAAAAAACGACGATGGGGTCGTGCATCTGGAAGTAAGGGTAGGGGAGGAATGGAAAGCGCTGGCAGAAGCCGCTATTGATCCCATGGCGAGGACGGCAACTTTTCGGGTAGATGAGTGGACGAGTGAGGCCGATATTCCATACAGACTGCGTTATCACCTGCTGACGGGTGATGGTGTCAAAACACCTTTTTACCACGAGGGAACGGTTCGCAAAGACCCTGTGGATGCTGAAACACTCGTTGTCGCAGGGTTTACCGGCAATAATGACCTGGGTTTTCCCAACAAAGACCTGACCGACAATGTATTGCTGCAAAACCCAGATTTTCTGTTTTTTTCCGGTGATCAGATTTATGAGGGAGTAGGAGGATATGGTGTTCAGCGATTTCCATTGGAAAAAGCTACGCTGGACTACCTGCGCAAGTGGTATATATTTGGCTGGACTTATCGAGACCTGCTCAAAGACCGTCCTTCCGTCTGCATGCCTGATGATCACGATGTCTATCATGGCAATATCTGGGGAGCAGGAGGCAAAGCGACCGGGGACGAAGGAAACGACTTTGACAAGCAGGACAGAGGCGGGTATAAAATGCCTGCAGAATGGGTGAAAATGGTGGAAAGAACGCAAACCGCGCATTTGCCCGACCCTTACGATCCTACACCTGTTGAGCAGGGAATTGGCGTGTATTATACCTCGATGGTGTATGGCGGTGTGAGTTTTGCGATTATTGAAGACCGCAAGTTTAAATCCGCACCCAAAGCCCTTTTACCCGAAGCAGAGATCAACAACGGCTGGGCACAAAACCGCAGCTTTGATGCGAAAACCCAAAGCGATGTGCCGGAAGCCAGTCTTCTGGGGCAGCGGCAGCTCGATTTTCTGGAAGCATGGACCGCCGATTGGTCGGGAGGCGCAAAGATGAAATGTGTACTTTCTCAGACCATATTTGCGAATGTTGCCACATTGCCGGAGGAAGAATACCACGACAATGTAGTACCTCGTTTGCGGATTCTGGAACCCGGTGCTTACGCACCCAACGATCGGGCCGTATCTGATATGGATTCCAATGGATGGCCACAGACGGGCCGGAACAAGGCCTTGCGGGTTATTCGCAAAGGTTTTGCTTTTCATCTTGCTGGCGACCAGCATCTGGGAAGTACTATTCAATACGGTGTAGATGAATGGGGGGATGGACCGTATGCCCTTTGTGTGCCTTCTGTTTCCAACGTCTGGCCCAGAAGGTGGTATCCGCAAGAAGGCGGAAAGAACCGAAAGCCAGATGCTCCCAAATATACCGGTGATTTTGAAGATGGCTTTGGTAATAAAATGACGGTGTTTGCCGTCTCTAATCCGGTATTTACGGGCCGCGAACCATCCAATCTTTACGACAGAGCCACGGGCTATGGCATTTTGCGGTTTCAAAAACCCCATCGTAAGATTACCATTGAGTGCTGGCCCCGCGATATAAATCCTACGGAAGCCGGTGCAAAAGAATACGAAGGTTGGCCCATTACGATTCATCAGCTGGATAACTACAGCAGAAAAGCCGCAGCATGGTTGCCAACGGTGAAGGTAAGTGGAATGTTTGAGCCAGTCGTGCAGGTAATCAAAGAAAGTACTGGCGAAGTTGTCTACACATTGCGTATTCAGGGCAATACATTTGAGCCCATGGTGTTTGAATCAGGCCGTTATACCCTTCGGGTCGGAGAGCCGGGAACAGCGAAGCTGAAGGTATTCAACGGCGTGGAGGCGTTGTCTGAAAAGGGAAAAACATCCATTCAGGCAGCGTTCTGA
- a CDS encoding glycosyltransferase produces MRNVKELLERLNSSLSFEEKYPELQDEAEKVHVLYVAPCMNASGYYRMIAPALELNKTKSHKAIVNQIHKWNFNKKHDEYDTPVDERLIRWADYIVFPAFFTNIQPIIEGIVSINDRIQFVMDIDCHYFNFPDYHPGIKKYPKEQLDKLLENLSKMDAITAPTNGILEAIEDKLEFAFPDADPMFAFVPNLLSNQAYAEVPQINKNNGRTVRIGIITNPSQSEDVKSILPILQEVLKDQNAELFIFGWNGKLKNEYSLGDLPLKFVKPVSFLEYPTKLNKLALDVMLHPMNDHPFNTEGKSFIKYLEAAAFAIPMISSSVFPYSEIIKHGENGMLAKDENEWKEQLQKLITDAQLRTDIGREALKYAWKNWSYNKSTMEIYKELFI; encoded by the coding sequence ATGAGAAATGTAAAAGAACTATTGGAGCGATTAAACAGCTCCCTTTCCTTCGAGGAAAAATATCCTGAGCTACAAGATGAAGCTGAAAAAGTGCATGTGTTGTATGTGGCTCCTTGCATGAATGCTTCGGGTTATTACCGAATGATTGCACCTGCTTTGGAGCTCAACAAAACCAAGTCGCATAAAGCTATTGTGAATCAAATTCACAAATGGAACTTCAACAAGAAGCATGATGAATATGATACGCCAGTTGATGAACGATTGATCCGTTGGGCAGATTATATCGTTTTTCCTGCCTTTTTCACGAATATTCAACCTATCATTGAAGGGATAGTTTCTATTAACGACCGTATTCAGTTTGTAATGGATATTGATTGTCATTATTTCAATTTTCCTGACTATCATCCCGGAATAAAAAAGTACCCAAAAGAGCAACTGGATAAGCTATTGGAGAACCTTTCCAAAATGGATGCGATAACAGCTCCAACCAATGGAATATTGGAAGCCATTGAAGATAAGTTGGAATTCGCTTTTCCTGATGCAGATCCGATGTTTGCTTTTGTACCCAACTTACTTTCTAATCAAGCCTATGCCGAAGTACCTCAAATCAATAAGAACAATGGCAGAACTGTACGAATAGGAATTATCACCAACCCGTCTCAATCCGAAGATGTTAAAAGTATTTTACCTATTTTACAGGAAGTATTGAAAGACCAAAATGCGGAACTCTTCATTTTTGGTTGGAATGGAAAACTCAAAAACGAATACAGCCTTGGTGATTTACCTCTCAAATTCGTGAAGCCGGTGTCCTTTTTGGAATATCCAACTAAGCTGAATAAGCTCGCTTTGGATGTAATGCTTCACCCCATGAACGACCATCCATTTAATACAGAAGGAAAATCCTTTATAAAGTATTTGGAGGCTGCTGCCTTTGCAATTCCTATGATAAGTTCTTCTGTATTCCCATACTCTGAAATCATCAAACATGGTGAAAATGGTATGCTTGCCAAAGATGAAAATGAGTGGAAAGAGCAATTACAGAAATTGATTACTGATGCTCAATTACGCACCGACATTGGACGAGAAGCTTTAAAGTATGCGTGGAAGAATTGGAGCTACAACAAGTCCACAATGGAGATTTATAAGGAGTTGTTTATTTAA
- a CDS encoding Lrp/AsnC family transcriptional regulator: protein MLVINYSISYKALDQFVEYHNDRNEALTDKIKAGVLFTAKEIIRVYGAFLIKANGIMEFTAETLPALKTNNSQLASLVKVSPRTIQRHIIKLQEAGIITNKEFCGSNSGYELLINPKILLARCRKDLLEAEKELQEAKQKDLENQSIKNEGTTNCPHTYTRNNSYNKNNLLIGVDNSIGSSPDQRRTGNQRNRSSLSLTEILSKAGYPTGNILTGNTGEKVAKISKDTGGKVRKRANNEQNWKQQDGSARSTSLNFYAESLWKLAKNLLYRDVFLTEFQENQAKEMLVKWYEPVSDKFLSNVHQNYCERVYLVRDFVAKDPEKRFVQLPYRYFDTNNPSGFTGTKKWLQKHLERKEEVRKKLILHAQIKKYLNNEKKTDSNRKSSLQVYRECETRIGKLGDQSLLHLFHAAVLKPEVIHQIR, encoded by the coding sequence ATGTTGGTCATCAATTATTCAATCTCTTATAAAGCCTTAGATCAGTTTGTGGAATACCACAACGATAGAAATGAGGCGTTAACTGATAAAATAAAGGCAGGAGTACTTTTTACTGCAAAGGAAATCATTCGTGTTTATGGAGCTTTCTTAATTAAGGCAAATGGTATTATGGAGTTCACCGCAGAGACATTGCCGGCTTTGAAAACAAACAATTCTCAACTAGCCAGTTTGGTAAAGGTTAGCCCAAGAACCATTCAAAGACACATTATCAAATTGCAAGAGGCAGGCATTATCACCAATAAGGAATTTTGTGGTAGTAATAGCGGATATGAGTTGTTGATAAACCCTAAAATACTGTTAGCAAGGTGTCGAAAAGACCTTTTGGAAGCCGAAAAGGAGTTGCAGGAAGCAAAACAAAAAGACCTTGAAAATCAATCAATTAAAAATGAGGGTACGACAAATTGTCCTCATACATACACTAGAAACAATAGTTACAATAAAAATAATTTATTAATAGGTGTAGATAACTCCATCGGTTCATCTCCTGATCAGAGAAGAACTGGCAACCAAAGAAATCGGAGTTCGCTATCGCTCACGGAAATTTTAAGTAAAGCAGGTTACCCTACTGGAAACATTTTAACTGGAAACACCGGGGAAAAAGTTGCGAAAATTTCTAAAGATACCGGGGGAAAAGTGCGAAAGCGAGCCAATAATGAACAAAACTGGAAACAACAGGACGGTTCGGCTCGCAGCACTTCCCTTAATTTTTATGCAGAAAGCTTGTGGAAACTGGCGAAAAACCTTTTGTACAGGGATGTTTTTCTAACCGAATTTCAGGAAAACCAAGCCAAAGAGATGCTTGTCAAGTGGTATGAGCCTGTTTCCGACAAGTTTTTATCCAATGTGCATCAGAATTATTGTGAACGGGTTTACCTCGTTCGAGATTTTGTTGCCAAGGATCCTGAAAAGCGTTTTGTGCAATTACCATATCGCTATTTTGATACCAACAACCCTTCCGGATTCACCGGAACCAAAAAGTGGCTCCAAAAACACTTGGAACGCAAAGAAGAAGTCCGCAAGAAGCTCATTCTCCATGCTCAAATCAAAAAATACCTGAACAACGAGAAAAAGACGGATTCCAATCGAAAGTCTTCGCTTCAGGTGTATCGAGAATGTGAAACACGAATCGGAAAACTGGGAGACCAATCCCTATTACACCTATTTCATGCTGCGGTACTCAAACCGGAAGTTATTCATCAAATCAGATAG
- a CDS encoding NAD(P)H-binding protein translates to MSGKIAMIFGATGLIGGHLLRELIQDDRYETLHIFSRRAMKSPSDKVVVHVVDFKKPESFRHLIKGDELYCSLGTTIRKAGSREDFLFVDYEIPTYLAAAASKNKVGKFLIVTAMGADSKSFFFYNRVKGQIEAEVQKYPFEQVAILRPSLLLGEREEQRLGEDIGKLMMNIFSPLMIGPARQYRAIAGKTVAKAMIAIANSPQNQVIFSSDELHKLGDNQNAA, encoded by the coding sequence ATGAGTGGAAAAATAGCGATGATTTTTGGTGCAACCGGATTGATTGGCGGCCATTTACTGCGGGAATTGATTCAGGACGACCGCTACGAAACCCTGCATATTTTTTCAAGGAGAGCCATGAAATCTCCTTCTGATAAAGTAGTTGTACATGTAGTGGATTTCAAAAAACCGGAATCTTTTCGCCATCTGATAAAAGGAGATGAGTTATATTGTTCGCTTGGTACGACAATACGGAAAGCAGGTTCCAGGGAAGACTTTCTGTTTGTGGATTATGAGATTCCCACATACCTGGCCGCAGCAGCCAGTAAAAATAAAGTAGGCAAGTTTCTGATTGTAACTGCTATGGGCGCAGATTCGAAGTCTTTTTTCTTTTACAACCGGGTAAAGGGACAAATTGAGGCAGAAGTACAGAAATATCCTTTTGAGCAGGTAGCCATTCTCCGCCCATCTTTACTTTTGGGAGAAAGGGAAGAGCAAAGATTGGGAGAAGATATTGGCAAACTTATGATGAATATCTTCTCTCCATTGATGATAGGGCCCGCCCGTCAATACCGTGCGATTGCCGGCAAAACTGTCGCCAAAGCTATGATTGCCATCGCCAATTCACCTCAAAATCAGGTGATTTTTAGTTCTGACGAACTCCACAAGCTCGGAGACAATCAGAACGCTGCCTGA